One segment of Pan paniscus chromosome 20, NHGRI_mPanPan1-v2.0_pri, whole genome shotgun sequence DNA contains the following:
- the APLP1 gene encoding amyloid beta precursor like protein 1 isoform X1: MGPASPAARGLSRRPGQPPLPLLLPLLLLLLRAQPAIGSLAGGSPGAAEAPGSAQVAGLCGRLTLHRDLRTGRWEPDPQRSRRCLRDPQRVLEYCRQMYPELQIARVEQATQAIPMERWCGGSRSGSCAHPHHQVVPFRCLPGEFVSEALLVPEGCRFLHQERMDQCESSTRRHQEAQEACSSQGLILHGSGMLLPCGSDRFRGVEYVCCPPPGTPDPSGTAVGDPSTRSWPPGSRVEGAEDEEEEESFPQPVDDYFVEPPQAEEEEERVPPPSSHTLAVVSKVTPTPRPTDGVDIYFGMPGEISEHEGFLRAKMDLEERRMRQINEVMREWAMADNQSKNLPKADRQALNEHFQSILQTLEEQVSGERQRLVETHATRVIALINDQRRAALEGFLAALQADPPQAERVLLALRRYLRAEQKEQRHTLRHYQHVAAVDPEKAQQMRFQVQTHLQVIEERVNQSLGLLDQNPHLAQELRPQIQELLHSEHLGPSELEAPAPGGSSEDKGGLQPPDSKDADTPMTLPKGSTEQDAASPEKEKMNPLEQYERKVNASVPRGFPFHSSEIQRDELAPAGTGVSREAVSGLLIMGAGGGSLIVLSMLLLRRKKPYGAISHGVVEVDPMLTLEEQQLRELQRHGYENPTYRFLEERP, encoded by the exons ATGGGGCCCGCCAGCCCCGCTGCTCGCGGTCTAAGTCGCCGCCCGGGCCAGCCgccgctgccgctgctgctgccaCTATTGCTGCTGCTTCTGCGCGCGCAGCCCGCCATCGGGAGCCTGGCCGGTGGGAGCCCCGGTGCGGCCGAG GCCCCGGGGTCGGCCCAGGTGGCTGGACTATGCGGGCGCCTAACCCTTCACCGGGACCTGCGCACCGGCCGCTGGGAACCAGACCCACAGCGCTCTCGACGCTGTCTCCGGGACCCGCAGCGCGTGCTGGAGTACTGCAGACAG ATGTACCCGGAGCTGCAGATTGCACGTGTGGAGCAGGCTACGCAGGCCATCCCCATGGAGCGCTGGTGCGGGGGTTCCCGGAGCGGCAGCTgcgcccacccccaccaccaggTTGTGCCCTTCCGCTGCCTGC CTGGTGAATTTGTGAGTGAGGCCCTGCTGGTGCCTGAAGGCTGCCGGTTCTTGCACCAGGAGCGCATGGACCAATGTGAGAGTTCAACCCGGAGGCATCAGGAGGCGCAGGAG gcctgcagctcccagggcctcATCCTGCACGGCTCGGGCATGCTCTTACCCTGTGGCTCGGATCGGTTCCGTGGTGTGGAGTATGTGTGCTGTCCCCCTCCAGGGACCCCCGACCCATCTGGGACAGCAGTTGG TGACCCCTCCACCCGGTCCTGGCCCCCGGGGAGCAGAGTAGAGGGGGCtgaggatgaggaagaggaggaatccTTCCCACAGCCAGTAGATGATTACTTCGTGGAGCCTCCGCAggctgaagaggaagaggaaagggtcCCACCCCCAAGCTCCCATACACTTGCAGTGGTCAGCAAAG TCACTCCCACCCCGAGGCCCACAgatggtgtggatatttacttTGGCATGCCTGGGGAAATCAGTGAGCACGAGGGGTTCCTGAGGGCCAAGATGGACCTGGAGGAGCGTAGGATGCGCCAGATTAATGAG GTGATGCGTGAATGGGCTATGGCGGACAACCAGTCCAAGAACCTGCCTAAAGCCGACAGACAGGCCCTGAATGAG CACTTCCAGTCCATTCTGCAGACTCTGGAGGAGCAGGTGTCTGGTGAGCGACAGCGCCTGGTGGAAACCCACGCCACCCGCGTCATCGCCCTTATCAACGACCAGCGCCGGGCTGCCTTGGAGGGCTTCCTGGCAGCCCTGCAGGCAGATCCGCCTCAG GCGGAGCGTGTCCTGTTGGCCCTGCGGCGCTACCTGCGTGCGGAGCAGAAGGAACAGAGGCACACGCTGCGCCACTACCAGCATGTGGCCGCCGTGGATCCCGAGAAGGCACAGCAGATGCGCTTCCAG GTGCAGACCCACCTTCAAGTGATTGAGGAGAGGGTGAATCAGAGCCTGGGCCTGCTTGACCAGAACCCCCACCTGGCTCAGGAGCTGCGGCCCCAAATCC AGGAACTCCTCCACTCTGAACACCTGGGTCCCAGTGAATTGGAAGCCCCTGCCCCTGGGGGCAGCAGCGAGGACAAGGGTGGGCTGCAGCCTCCAGATTCCAAGGATG CAGACACCCCCATGACCCTTCCAAAAG GGTCCACAGAACAAGATGCTGCATCCCCTGAGAAAGAGAAGATGAACCCGCTGGAACAGTATGAGAGAAAG GTGAATGCGTCTGTTCCAAGGGGTTTCCCTTTCCACTCATCGGAGATTCAGAGGGATGAGCTG GCACCAGCTGGGACAGGGGTGTCCCGTGAGGCTGTGTCGGGTCTGCTGATCATGGGAGCGGGCGGAGGCTCCCTCATCGTCCTCTCCATGCTGCTTCTGCGCAGGAAGAAGCCCTACGGGGCTATCAGCCATGGCGTGGTGGAG GTGGACCCCATGCTGACCCTGGAGGAGCAGCAGCTCCGCGAACTGCAGCGGCACGGCTATGAGAACCCCACTTACCGCTTCCTGGAGGAACGACCCTGA
- the KIRREL2 gene encoding kin of IRRE-like protein 2 isoform X1 gives MLRMRVPALLVLLFCFRGSAGPSPHFLQQPEDLVVLLGEEARLPCALGAYWGLVQWTKSGLALGGQRDLPGWSRYWISGNAANGQHDLHIRPVELEDEASYECQATQAGLRSRPAQLHVLVPPEAPQVLGGPSVSLVAGVPANLTCRSRGDARPTPELLWFRDGVLLDGTTFHQTLLKEGTPGSVESTLTLTPFSHDDGATFVCRARSQALPSGRDTAITLSLQYPPEVTLSASPHTVQEGEKVIFLCQATAQPPVTGYRWAKGGSPVLGARGPRLEVVADASFLTEPVSCEVSNAVGSANRSTALDVLFGPILQAKPEPVSVDVGEDASFSCAWRGNPLPRVTWTRRGGAQVLGSGATLRLPSVGPEDAGDYVCRAEPGLSGLGGGAAEARLTVNAPPVVTALHSAPAFLRGPARLQCLVFASPAPDAVVWSWDEGFLEAGSQGRFLVETFPAPESRGGLGPGLISVLHISGTQESDFSRSFNCSARNRLGEGGAQASLGRRDLLPTVRIVAGVAAATTTLLMVITGVALCCWRHSKASASFSEQKNLMRIPGSSDGSSSRGPEEEETGSREDRGPIVHTDHSDLVLEEEGTLETKDPTNGYYKVRGVSVSLSLGEAPGGGLFLPPPSPLGPPGTPTFYDFNPHLGMVPPCRLYRARAGYLTTPHPRAFTSYIKPTSFGPPDLAPGTPPFPCAAFPTPSHPRLQTHV, from the exons ATGCTCAGGATGCGGGTCCCcgccctcctcgtcctcctcttcTGCTTCAGAGGGAGCGCAG GCCCGTCGCCCCATTTCCTGCAACAGCCAGAGGACCTGGTGGTGCTGCTGGGGGAGGAAGCCCGGCTGCCGTGTGCTCTGGGCGCCTACTGGGGGCTAGTTCAGTGGACTAAGAGTGGGCTGGCCCTAGGGGGCCAAAGGGACCTACCAG GGTGGTCCCGGTACTGGATATCAGGGAATGCAGCCAATGGCCAGCATGACCTCCACATTAGGCCCGTGGAGCTAGAGGATGAAGCATCATATGAATGTCAGGCTACACAAGCAGGCCTCCGCTCCAGACCAGCCCAACTGCACGTGCTGG TACCCCCAGAAGCCCCCCAGGTGCTGGGCGGCCCCTCTGTGTCTCTGGTTGCTGGAGTTCCTGCGAACCTGACATGTCGGAGCCGTGGGGATGCCCGTCCTACCCCTGAATTGCTGTGGTTCCGAGATGGGGTCCTGTTGGATGGAACCACCTTCCATCAG ACCCTGCTGAAGGAAGGGACCCCTGGGTCAGTGGAGAGCACCTTAACCCTGACCCCTTTCAGCCATGATGATGGAGCCACCTTTGTCTGCCGGGCCCGgagccaggccctgccctcaggaagAGACACGGCTATCACACTGAGCCTGCAGT ACCCCCCAGAGGTGACTCTGTCTGCTTCGCCACACACTgtgcaggagggagagaaggtcATTTTCCTGTGCCAGGCCACAGCCCAGCCTCCTGTCACAGGCTACAG GTGGGCAAAAGGGGGCTCTCCGGTGCTCGGGGCCCGCGGGCCAAGGTTAGAGGTCGTGGCAGACGCCTCGTTCCTGACTGAGCCCGTGTCCTGCGAGGTCAGCAACGCCGTGGGTAGCGCCAACCGCAGTACTGCGCTGGATGTGCTGT TTGGGCCGATTCTGCAGGCAAAGCCGGAGCCCGTGTCCGTGGACGTGGGGGAAGACGCCTCCTTCAGCTGCGCCTGGCGCGGGAACCCGCTTCCACGGGTAACCTGGACCCGCCGCGGTGGCGCGCAG GTGCTGGGCTCTGGAGCCACACTGCGTCTTCCGTCGGTAGGGCCCGAGGACGCAGGCGACTATGTGTGCAGAGCTGAGCCTGGGCTATCGGGCCTGGGGGGCGGCGCCGCGGAGGCTCGGCTGACTGTGAACG CTCCCCCAGTAGTGACCGCCCTGCACTCTGCGCCTGCCTTCCTGAGGGGCCCTGCTCGCCTCCAGTGTCTGGTTTTCGCCTCTCCCGCCCCAGATGCCGTG GTCTGGTCTTGGGatgagggcttcctggaggcggGGTCGCAGGGCCGGTTCCTGGTGGAGACATTCCCTGCCCCAGAGAGCCGCGGGGGACTGGGTCCGGGCCTGATCTCTGTGCTACACATTTCGGGGACCCAGGAGTCTGACTTTAGCAGGAGCTTTAACTGCAGTGCCCGGAACCGGCTGGGCGAGGGAGGtgcccaggccagcctgggccgtAGAG ACTTGCTGCCCACTGTGCGGATAGTGGCCGGAGTGGCCGCTGCCACCACGACTCTCCTTATGGTCATCACTGGGGTGGCCCTCTGCTGCTGGCGCCACAGCAAGG cctcagcctctttCTCCGAGCAAAAGAACCTGATGCGAATCCCTGGCAGCAGCGACGGCTCCAGTTCGCGAGGTCCTGAAGAAGAGGAGACAGGCAGCCGCGAGGACCGG GGCCCCATTGTGCACACTGACCACAGTGATCTGGTTCTGGAGGAGGAAGGGACTCTGGAGACCAAG GACCCAACCAACGGTTACTACAAGGTCCGAGGAGTCAGTGTGAGCCTGAGCCTTGGCGAAGCCCCTGGAGGAGGCCTCTTCCTGCCACCACCCTCCCCCCTTGGGCCCCCAGGGACCCCTACCTTCTATGACTTCAACCCACACCTGGGCATGGTCCCCCCCTGCAGACTTTACAGAGCCAGGGCAGGCTATCTCACCACACCCCACCCTCGAGCTTTCACCAGCTACATCAAACCCACATCCTTTGGGCCCCCAGATCTGGCCCCCGGGACTCCCCCCTTCCCATGTGCTGCCTTCCCCACACCTAGCCACCCGCGTCTCCAGACTCATGTGTGA
- the APLP1 gene encoding amyloid beta precursor like protein 1 isoform X2: MGPASPAARGLSRRPGQPPLPLLLPLLLLLLRAQPAIGSLAGGSPGAAEAPGSAQVAGLCGRLTLHRDLRTGRWEPDPQRSRRCLRDPQRVLEYCRQMYPELQIARVEQATQAIPMERWCGGSRSGSCAHPHHQVVPFRCLPGEFVSEALLVPEGCRFLHQERMDQCESSTRRHQEAQEACSSQGLILHGSGMLLPCGSDRFRGVEYVCCPPPGTPDPSGTAVGDPSTRSWPPGSRVEGAEDEEEEESFPQPVDDYFVEPPQAEEEEERVPPPSSHTLAVVSKVTPTPRPTDGVDIYFGMPGEISEHEGFLRAKMDLEERRMRQINEVMREWAMADNQSKNLPKADRQALNEHFQSILQTLEEQVSGERQRLVETHATRVIALINDQRRAALEGFLAALQADPPQAERVLLALRRYLRAEQKEQRHTLRHYQHVAAVDPEKAQQMRFQVQTHLQVIEERVNQSLGLLDQNPHLAQELRPQIQELLHSEHLGPSELEAPAPGGSSEDKGGLQPPDSKDDTPMTLPKGSTEQDAASPEKEKMNPLEQYERKVNASVPRGFPFHSSEIQRDELAPAGTGVSREAVSGLLIMGAGGGSLIVLSMLLLRRKKPYGAISHGVVEVDPMLTLEEQQLRELQRHGYENPTYRFLEERP; this comes from the exons ATGGGGCCCGCCAGCCCCGCTGCTCGCGGTCTAAGTCGCCGCCCGGGCCAGCCgccgctgccgctgctgctgccaCTATTGCTGCTGCTTCTGCGCGCGCAGCCCGCCATCGGGAGCCTGGCCGGTGGGAGCCCCGGTGCGGCCGAG GCCCCGGGGTCGGCCCAGGTGGCTGGACTATGCGGGCGCCTAACCCTTCACCGGGACCTGCGCACCGGCCGCTGGGAACCAGACCCACAGCGCTCTCGACGCTGTCTCCGGGACCCGCAGCGCGTGCTGGAGTACTGCAGACAG ATGTACCCGGAGCTGCAGATTGCACGTGTGGAGCAGGCTACGCAGGCCATCCCCATGGAGCGCTGGTGCGGGGGTTCCCGGAGCGGCAGCTgcgcccacccccaccaccaggTTGTGCCCTTCCGCTGCCTGC CTGGTGAATTTGTGAGTGAGGCCCTGCTGGTGCCTGAAGGCTGCCGGTTCTTGCACCAGGAGCGCATGGACCAATGTGAGAGTTCAACCCGGAGGCATCAGGAGGCGCAGGAG gcctgcagctcccagggcctcATCCTGCACGGCTCGGGCATGCTCTTACCCTGTGGCTCGGATCGGTTCCGTGGTGTGGAGTATGTGTGCTGTCCCCCTCCAGGGACCCCCGACCCATCTGGGACAGCAGTTGG TGACCCCTCCACCCGGTCCTGGCCCCCGGGGAGCAGAGTAGAGGGGGCtgaggatgaggaagaggaggaatccTTCCCACAGCCAGTAGATGATTACTTCGTGGAGCCTCCGCAggctgaagaggaagaggaaagggtcCCACCCCCAAGCTCCCATACACTTGCAGTGGTCAGCAAAG TCACTCCCACCCCGAGGCCCACAgatggtgtggatatttacttTGGCATGCCTGGGGAAATCAGTGAGCACGAGGGGTTCCTGAGGGCCAAGATGGACCTGGAGGAGCGTAGGATGCGCCAGATTAATGAG GTGATGCGTGAATGGGCTATGGCGGACAACCAGTCCAAGAACCTGCCTAAAGCCGACAGACAGGCCCTGAATGAG CACTTCCAGTCCATTCTGCAGACTCTGGAGGAGCAGGTGTCTGGTGAGCGACAGCGCCTGGTGGAAACCCACGCCACCCGCGTCATCGCCCTTATCAACGACCAGCGCCGGGCTGCCTTGGAGGGCTTCCTGGCAGCCCTGCAGGCAGATCCGCCTCAG GCGGAGCGTGTCCTGTTGGCCCTGCGGCGCTACCTGCGTGCGGAGCAGAAGGAACAGAGGCACACGCTGCGCCACTACCAGCATGTGGCCGCCGTGGATCCCGAGAAGGCACAGCAGATGCGCTTCCAG GTGCAGACCCACCTTCAAGTGATTGAGGAGAGGGTGAATCAGAGCCTGGGCCTGCTTGACCAGAACCCCCACCTGGCTCAGGAGCTGCGGCCCCAAATCC AGGAACTCCTCCACTCTGAACACCTGGGTCCCAGTGAATTGGAAGCCCCTGCCCCTGGGGGCAGCAGCGAGGACAAGGGTGGGCTGCAGCCTCCAGATTCCAAGGATG ACACCCCCATGACCCTTCCAAAAG GGTCCACAGAACAAGATGCTGCATCCCCTGAGAAAGAGAAGATGAACCCGCTGGAACAGTATGAGAGAAAG GTGAATGCGTCTGTTCCAAGGGGTTTCCCTTTCCACTCATCGGAGATTCAGAGGGATGAGCTG GCACCAGCTGGGACAGGGGTGTCCCGTGAGGCTGTGTCGGGTCTGCTGATCATGGGAGCGGGCGGAGGCTCCCTCATCGTCCTCTCCATGCTGCTTCTGCGCAGGAAGAAGCCCTACGGGGCTATCAGCCATGGCGTGGTGGAG GTGGACCCCATGCTGACCCTGGAGGAGCAGCAGCTCCGCGAACTGCAGCGGCACGGCTATGAGAACCCCACTTACCGCTTCCTGGAGGAACGACCCTGA
- the KIRREL2 gene encoding kin of IRRE-like protein 2 isoform X2, translating into MLRMRVPALLVLLFCFRGSAGPSPHFLQQPEDLVVLLGEEARLPCALGAYWGLVQWTKSGLALGGQRDLPGWSRYWISGNAANGQHDLHIRPVELEDEASYECQATQAGLRSRPAQLHVLVPPEAPQVLGGPSVSLVAGVPANLTCRSRGDARPTPELLWFRDGVLLDGTTFHQTLLKEGTPGSVESTLTLTPFSHDDGATFVCRARSQALPSGRDTAITLSLQYPPEVTLSASPHTVQEGEKVIFLCQATAQPPVTGYRWAKGGSPVLGARGPRLEVVADASFLTEPVSCEVSNAVGSANRSTALDVLFGPILQAKPEPVSVDVGEDASFSCAWRGNPLPRVTWTRRGGAQVLGSGATLRLPSVGPEDAGDYVCRAEPGLSGLGGGAAEARLTVNAPPVVTALHSAPAFLRGPARLQCLVFASPAPDAVVWSWDEGFLEAGSQGRFLVETFPAPESRGGLGPGLISVLHISGTQESDFSRSFNCSARNRLGEGGAQASLGRRDLLPTVRIVAGVAAATTTLLMVITGVALCCWRHSKASASFSEQKNLMRIPGSSDGSSSRGPEEEETGSREDRGPIVHTDHSDLVLEEEGTLETKDPTNGYYKVRGVSPPASPDSCVTSFQWKSPGISNLP; encoded by the exons ATGCTCAGGATGCGGGTCCCcgccctcctcgtcctcctcttcTGCTTCAGAGGGAGCGCAG GCCCGTCGCCCCATTTCCTGCAACAGCCAGAGGACCTGGTGGTGCTGCTGGGGGAGGAAGCCCGGCTGCCGTGTGCTCTGGGCGCCTACTGGGGGCTAGTTCAGTGGACTAAGAGTGGGCTGGCCCTAGGGGGCCAAAGGGACCTACCAG GGTGGTCCCGGTACTGGATATCAGGGAATGCAGCCAATGGCCAGCATGACCTCCACATTAGGCCCGTGGAGCTAGAGGATGAAGCATCATATGAATGTCAGGCTACACAAGCAGGCCTCCGCTCCAGACCAGCCCAACTGCACGTGCTGG TACCCCCAGAAGCCCCCCAGGTGCTGGGCGGCCCCTCTGTGTCTCTGGTTGCTGGAGTTCCTGCGAACCTGACATGTCGGAGCCGTGGGGATGCCCGTCCTACCCCTGAATTGCTGTGGTTCCGAGATGGGGTCCTGTTGGATGGAACCACCTTCCATCAG ACCCTGCTGAAGGAAGGGACCCCTGGGTCAGTGGAGAGCACCTTAACCCTGACCCCTTTCAGCCATGATGATGGAGCCACCTTTGTCTGCCGGGCCCGgagccaggccctgccctcaggaagAGACACGGCTATCACACTGAGCCTGCAGT ACCCCCCAGAGGTGACTCTGTCTGCTTCGCCACACACTgtgcaggagggagagaaggtcATTTTCCTGTGCCAGGCCACAGCCCAGCCTCCTGTCACAGGCTACAG GTGGGCAAAAGGGGGCTCTCCGGTGCTCGGGGCCCGCGGGCCAAGGTTAGAGGTCGTGGCAGACGCCTCGTTCCTGACTGAGCCCGTGTCCTGCGAGGTCAGCAACGCCGTGGGTAGCGCCAACCGCAGTACTGCGCTGGATGTGCTGT TTGGGCCGATTCTGCAGGCAAAGCCGGAGCCCGTGTCCGTGGACGTGGGGGAAGACGCCTCCTTCAGCTGCGCCTGGCGCGGGAACCCGCTTCCACGGGTAACCTGGACCCGCCGCGGTGGCGCGCAG GTGCTGGGCTCTGGAGCCACACTGCGTCTTCCGTCGGTAGGGCCCGAGGACGCAGGCGACTATGTGTGCAGAGCTGAGCCTGGGCTATCGGGCCTGGGGGGCGGCGCCGCGGAGGCTCGGCTGACTGTGAACG CTCCCCCAGTAGTGACCGCCCTGCACTCTGCGCCTGCCTTCCTGAGGGGCCCTGCTCGCCTCCAGTGTCTGGTTTTCGCCTCTCCCGCCCCAGATGCCGTG GTCTGGTCTTGGGatgagggcttcctggaggcggGGTCGCAGGGCCGGTTCCTGGTGGAGACATTCCCTGCCCCAGAGAGCCGCGGGGGACTGGGTCCGGGCCTGATCTCTGTGCTACACATTTCGGGGACCCAGGAGTCTGACTTTAGCAGGAGCTTTAACTGCAGTGCCCGGAACCGGCTGGGCGAGGGAGGtgcccaggccagcctgggccgtAGAG ACTTGCTGCCCACTGTGCGGATAGTGGCCGGAGTGGCCGCTGCCACCACGACTCTCCTTATGGTCATCACTGGGGTGGCCCTCTGCTGCTGGCGCCACAGCAAGG cctcagcctctttCTCCGAGCAAAAGAACCTGATGCGAATCCCTGGCAGCAGCGACGGCTCCAGTTCGCGAGGTCCTGAAGAAGAGGAGACAGGCAGCCGCGAGGACCGG GGCCCCATTGTGCACACTGACCACAGTGATCTGGTTCTGGAGGAGGAAGGGACTCTGGAGACCAAG GACCCAACCAACGGTTACTACAAGGTCCGAGGAGTCAGT CCACCCGCGTCTCCAGACTCATGTGTGACATCTTTCCAATGGAAGAGTCCTGGGATCTCCAACTTGCCATAA